A window of the Arenibacter algicola genome harbors these coding sequences:
- a CDS encoding prolyl oligopeptidase family serine peptidase, with product MKRLILISLTALLMLACGTNQKKDTIILKYPNTKKVDSVDTYFGIKIQDPFRWLEDDISPETENWVKEQNKTTFNYLDKIPFRKELKKRLEQLWNYEKLGSPFKEGDYIYFFKNDGLQNQNVLYRKKGDDGQAEVFLDPNSFSEDATTSLAGINFSKDGSIAAYSISEGGSDWRKVIVMNAENKSIVEDTLVDIKFSGVSWKGNEGFYYSSYDKPEGSELSAKTDQHKLYYHKLGTAQKNDEVVFGGIPEEKHRYVGGYVTEDDRYLIISAAVSTSGNKLFIKDLTQPESGLITILDTTDSDSQIIDNVGSKLFILTNRNAPNKKVVTVGAENPAPEHWTDLIPETQNVLSVGTGGGYFFAEYMVDAISKVYQYNNQGKMLREIALPGLGSAGGFGGKKKETELYFSFTNYNNPESIYKLDIKTGDYTLYWKPEIDFKPEDYVSTQVFYTSKDGTKVPMIITHKKGLPLNGQNPTILYGYGGFNISLTPTFSVINAVWMEQGGILAVPNLRGGGEYGKQWHDAGIKTKKQNVFDDFIAAAEYLIAEKYTSSEYLAIKGGSNGGLLVGATMTQRPELMKVALPAVGVLDMLRYHTFTAGAGWAYDYGTSEDDLEMFNYLKDYSPVHNVRKGVKYPATLITTGDHDDRVVPAHSFKFAAELQDKQTGDNPTLIRIEVNAGHGAGTPVSKTIEQNVDIFGFTLFNMGFKELPNKGVLKDFKG from the coding sequence ATGAAGCGATTAATATTGATCTCACTTACTGCACTACTAATGTTAGCCTGTGGGACCAACCAAAAAAAAGATACCATCATTTTGAAATATCCAAACACAAAAAAAGTTGATTCCGTAGACACCTACTTCGGAATAAAAATACAAGACCCATTCCGTTGGTTGGAAGATGACATTAGCCCGGAAACCGAAAACTGGGTAAAGGAACAAAATAAGACCACATTTAATTATTTGGACAAAATTCCGTTCCGAAAAGAGCTAAAAAAACGTTTGGAACAATTATGGAATTATGAAAAATTGGGATCTCCGTTCAAGGAAGGCGACTACATCTATTTTTTTAAAAACGATGGCTTACAAAATCAGAATGTATTGTACCGCAAAAAAGGTGATGATGGGCAGGCAGAAGTATTTCTGGATCCCAATTCCTTCTCCGAAGATGCTACCACTTCATTGGCCGGAATAAATTTTTCCAAGGATGGTTCCATAGCCGCCTATTCCATTTCCGAAGGTGGAAGTGATTGGCGAAAAGTAATCGTGATGAACGCAGAAAATAAGTCGATTGTTGAAGATACTCTGGTAGACATTAAATTTAGTGGAGTTTCCTGGAAGGGAAACGAAGGCTTCTATTACTCCAGTTATGACAAACCTGAAGGAAGCGAGCTATCTGCCAAAACCGACCAACATAAGCTTTATTATCACAAACTGGGAACTGCCCAAAAGAACGATGAGGTAGTTTTTGGGGGAATTCCAGAGGAAAAGCATAGATATGTTGGGGGTTATGTAACCGAAGACGACAGGTATCTCATAATTTCGGCCGCTGTCTCCACCTCTGGGAACAAATTATTCATAAAGGACTTGACCCAACCTGAAAGCGGACTGATTACCATTTTGGATACTACGGACAGCGATAGCCAAATCATAGACAATGTGGGGTCGAAACTCTTTATATTGACCAATAGAAATGCACCCAATAAGAAAGTCGTTACCGTGGGCGCAGAAAATCCTGCACCAGAACATTGGACAGATCTGATTCCGGAAACACAAAATGTTCTATCTGTTGGTACCGGTGGAGGTTATTTCTTTGCAGAGTATATGGTAGACGCCATTTCCAAAGTGTATCAATATAATAACCAAGGAAAAATGTTACGCGAAATAGCTCTTCCAGGGCTCGGAAGTGCCGGTGGTTTCGGTGGAAAAAAGAAGGAAACGGAACTTTACTTCAGTTTTACCAATTACAATAACCCGGAATCTATTTATAAATTGGATATAAAAACAGGCGACTATACCCTGTACTGGAAACCGGAAATAGATTTCAAACCAGAGGATTATGTGTCCACACAAGTCTTTTATACTTCCAAGGACGGCACTAAAGTACCAATGATAATCACCCATAAAAAAGGATTGCCGCTAAATGGCCAAAATCCAACCATTTTATATGGCTATGGGGGTTTTAACATAAGCCTTACCCCGACTTTTAGTGTTATTAATGCTGTGTGGATGGAGCAAGGTGGCATCCTTGCGGTGCCCAACCTTAGAGGAGGTGGGGAATATGGTAAACAATGGCACGATGCCGGGATTAAAACCAAAAAACAAAACGTCTTTGACGATTTTATTGCTGCCGCCGAATACTTAATAGCCGAGAAATATACCTCATCGGAGTATTTGGCCATTAAAGGAGGTTCCAACGGTGGACTACTGGTAGGCGCTACCATGACCCAAAGACCGGAATTAATGAAGGTGGCCCTGCCTGCTGTAGGGGTTCTGGATATGCTACGGTATCATACATTTACCGCTGGTGCTGGATGGGCCTATGATTATGGTACCTCCGAAGACGACTTGGAAATGTTTAATTATCTCAAGGACTATTCCCCTGTACATAATGTTAGGAAAGGCGTAAAATATCCAGCCACTTTGATTACCACAGGCGACCATGACGACAGGGTAGTTCCGGCTCATAGTTTTAAGTTCGCGGCAGAATTGCAGGATAAACAGACGGGGGACAACCCCACCTTAATACGTATAGAAGTAAATGCCGGTCATGGTGCGGGAACTCCAGTGAGCAAGACCATTGAGCAAAATGTGGATATTTTTGGATTTACCTTGTTCAATATGGGCTTTAAAGAACTCCCAAACAAGGGAGTTTTAAAAGATTTTAAGGGTTAG
- a CDS encoding cyclase family protein — protein MVEIIDLSQEIFSGMPVYKSLPEVRMEMYASHEEWDGITDSNTVSPSVYKLDMSEHTGTHVDSLSHMAREFRGQSIDRMPLSRFYTEGICLDLSHKGLMQLIEPADLVLACSKSNTTIKKGDTVLVYTDHYRRTYGSADWGRGPGLSAASAQWLGEHGISAFGVEMMSPGIPKVSNKEVHRICGEMGFTHYENMINLHHLIGRGRFRFIGLPLKIRGGTGSPVRAVAIFGEGKF, from the coding sequence ATGGTAGAAATTATTGATCTAAGTCAAGAAATATTTTCAGGGATGCCTGTATATAAAAGCCTTCCTGAAGTAAGGATGGAGATGTATGCCTCCCATGAAGAATGGGACGGTATTACCGATAGCAATACGGTATCGCCAAGTGTCTACAAGTTGGATATGAGCGAACATACTGGAACCCACGTGGATTCCCTAAGCCATATGGCACGTGAATTTAGGGGGCAGTCCATAGACAGGATGCCGCTCTCTAGGTTCTATACTGAGGGAATTTGTTTGGACTTGTCCCACAAGGGTTTAATGCAATTAATAGAACCGGCAGATTTGGTATTGGCCTGTTCCAAAAGCAATACGACCATTAAAAAAGGAGATACCGTTTTGGTATACACCGATCATTATAGAAGGACTTATGGTAGCGCCGATTGGGGGCGTGGACCGGGACTAAGTGCTGCTTCGGCACAATGGCTGGGGGAGCATGGCATTTCTGCCTTTGGAGTAGAAATGATGTCGCCTGGAATTCCTAAGGTTTCCAATAAGGAAGTACATCGTATTTGTGGGGAAATGGGCTTTACCCACTATGAAAATATGATAAACCTACACCACTTAATTGGTCGTGGACGTTTTAGATTTATTGGATTGCCATTGAAAATCCGTGGAGGTACAGGGTCGCCCGTTCGTGCCGTGGCCATTTTTGGGGAAGGGAAGTTTTAG
- the arfB gene encoding alternative ribosome rescue aminoacyl-tRNA hydrolase ArfB — MNREGIIQELKFKAVRSSGAGGQHVNKVSSKVELTFDLENSMALTDLEKNRLLKKLSSKLSKENILLLQCEETRSQHKNKELVIKKLLETLEANLVVPKRRRKTKPTRSAIEKRLKGKKKAALKKLNRGKPRLD; from the coding sequence TTGAATAGGGAAGGCATCATACAGGAACTAAAATTTAAAGCCGTACGTAGCAGTGGTGCCGGGGGTCAACATGTAAACAAGGTTTCTTCCAAAGTTGAATTGACATTTGATCTGGAAAACTCCATGGCCCTAACGGACCTGGAAAAAAACCGACTTCTCAAAAAACTGTCGTCCAAACTAAGCAAGGAAAACATTCTTTTATTGCAATGCGAAGAAACCCGGAGTCAGCACAAAAACAAGGAATTGGTCATCAAAAAACTCCTTGAAACCCTCGAAGCCAATTTGGTGGTTCCAAAAAGAAGAAGAAAGACCAAACCTACAAGGTCGGCGATTGAAAAGCGGTTAAAGGGCAAAAAAAAGGCTGCCCTAAAAAAATTAAACAGGGGCAAACCCAGGTTGGACTAA
- a CDS encoding sulfate/molybdate ABC transporter ATP-binding protein, producing the protein MLQVNSLSFAYDKKPVLTDINFKVDQGEHISIVGESGCGKSTLLKIIYGLLQPQQGDIFWGEKQVMGPDFNLVPGESYMKYLSQDFDLMPFTTVAENVSQFLSVFYPEELKTRTTELLQMIDMESFAKVKVKNLSGGQQQRVALARVLAQKPELLLLDEPFGHIDNFRKNQLRRNLFEYLKKEGISCITATHDHQDILPYSNRIIVLKNQAIMATAKTSDLYNNPKNIYTATLFGEANLIPINIIKSYGDLEREIIVYAHEFRVSHKKGIPVTVEKCYFMGSHFLVEGNSEEQIIRFNSEEALTPGKKVFLNIALETISQRLKP; encoded by the coding sequence ATGTTACAAGTCAATTCCCTTTCGTTCGCTTATGATAAAAAGCCGGTACTTACCGACATCAACTTTAAGGTAGACCAAGGAGAACATATTTCTATAGTAGGAGAAAGCGGTTGTGGCAAAAGTACCCTGCTCAAAATTATTTACGGCCTTCTACAGCCCCAGCAAGGAGACATCTTTTGGGGAGAAAAACAGGTAATGGGTCCGGATTTTAATCTAGTACCCGGGGAGTCCTACATGAAATACCTTTCCCAGGATTTTGATTTAATGCCCTTCACCACAGTGGCCGAAAACGTAAGTCAGTTTTTATCTGTTTTTTATCCCGAGGAATTAAAGACGAGAACTACAGAATTGTTGCAAATGATAGATATGGAGTCTTTTGCCAAGGTAAAGGTTAAAAACCTGAGTGGGGGTCAACAGCAACGGGTGGCCCTGGCCAGGGTTCTGGCACAAAAGCCAGAATTGCTTTTGTTGGATGAGCCCTTTGGACATATAGACAATTTTAGAAAAAATCAACTGAGAAGAAATCTCTTTGAATATTTAAAAAAAGAGGGGATTAGCTGTATCACCGCTACCCATGACCACCAAGATATTTTGCCCTATTCCAATAGGATTATAGTTCTTAAAAATCAAGCAATAATGGCCACTGCCAAGACCAGTGATCTATATAACAATCCAAAAAACATCTATACCGCCACCTTGTTCGGGGAGGCCAACCTAATCCCCATAAATATTATCAAATCTTATGGTGATTTGGAACGGGAAATTATTGTTTATGCCCATGAATTTAGGGTTTCGCACAAAAAAGGAATACCGGTAACGGTAGAAAAATGCTATTTTATGGGCAGTCATTTTCTGGTTGAAGGAAATTCTGAGGAGCAAATAATACGCTTCAATTCCGAGGAAGCTCTAACCCCTGGAAAAAAGGTATTCCTAAATATAGCCCTGGAAACCATAAGCCAACGTCTAAAACCGTAA